The Kogia breviceps isolate mKogBre1 chromosome 4, mKogBre1 haplotype 1, whole genome shotgun sequence genome window below encodes:
- the TICAM2 gene encoding TIR domain-containing adapter molecule 2, which produces MGIGKSKTDPCPLSLSWGKSHSVDTSQRHHKSDSKKSEEISLRDAAAQSNTAEMPTGDQEEAKGVEEMPEEEAEEEVFLKFVILHAEEDTDEALRVQNLLENDFGIKPGIIFAEMPCGRQHLQNLDDAVNGSAWTILLLTENFLRDTWCKFQFYTSLMNSVNRQHKYNSVIPMRPLRNPLPRERTPFALRTINALEEESRGFPTQVERIFQDSVYRIQQAIWKETRHTVQRQFIA; this is translated from the coding sequence ATGGGTATCGGAAAGTCTAAAACGGATCCctgccctctttctctctcttggggTAAAAGCCACAGTGTGGATACGAGTCAAAGACATCACAAATCAGATTCCAAGAAATCTGAAGAAATCTCCCTGAGGGATGCTGCTGCTCAGAGCAATACAGCAGAGATGCCAACAGGTGACCAGGAGGAGGCCAAGGGAGTGGAGGAGATGCcagaagaggaagcagaagaAGAGGTTTTCCTCAAATTTGTGATACTGCATGCTGAAGAAGACACAGATGAAGCCCTCCGAGTCCAGAATCTGCTGGAAAATGACTTCGGCATCAAACCTGGAATAATCTTTGCTGAGATGCCATGTGGCAGGCAGCATTTACAGAATTTGGATGATGCTGTCAATGGGTCTGCCTGGACAATCTTATTACTGACCGAAAACTTTCTAAGAGATACCTGGTGTAAGTTCCAGTTCTATACGTCCCTCATGAACTCTGTTAACAGGCAGCACAAGTACAACTCCGTCATCCCCATGCGGCCCCTGAGAAACCCCCTGCCCCGCGAAAGGACTCCCTTTGCTCTGCGAACCATCAACGCCCTGGAGGAAGAAAGTCGTGGCTTTCCTACACAAGTGGAAAGGATTTTTCAGGATTCTGTATATAGAATACAGCAAGCTATATGGAAAGAGACCAGACATACGGTACAAAGGCAATTTATTGCCTGA